The following proteins are co-located in the Paraburkholderia phytofirmans PsJN genome:
- the rplO gene encoding 50S ribosomal protein L15, translating to MELNNLKPAEGSKHAKRRVGRGIGSGLGKTAGRGHKGQKSRSGGFHKVGFEGGQMPLQRRLPKRGFTSLTKEFVGEVRLSDLEKLPVDEIDLLALKQAGLIGEMITSAKIIKTGELKRKVVVKGLGATKGARAAIEAAGGSFAE from the coding sequence ATGGAATTGAATAACCTGAAGCCGGCTGAAGGCTCGAAGCACGCTAAGCGTCGCGTCGGCCGTGGCATCGGCTCCGGTCTGGGCAAGACGGCTGGCCGCGGTCACAAGGGTCAGAAATCGCGTTCGGGCGGCTTTCACAAGGTTGGCTTCGAAGGCGGTCAAATGCCGCTGCAGCGTCGCCTGCCCAAGCGTGGCTTCACCTCGCTGACGAAGGAATTCGTCGGTGAAGTGCGTCTCTCGGATCTGGAAAAACTGCCGGTCGACGAGATCGATCTGTTGGCTCTGAAACAAGCTGGCCTGATTGGCGAGATGATCACGAGCGCCAAGATCATCAAGACCGGCGAGTTGAAGCGTAAGGTCGTTGTGAAAGGTCTGGGTGCGACGAAAGGTGCGCGCGCTGCTATCGAAGCAGCTGGCGGCTCGTTCGCCGAGTAA
- the rpmD gene encoding 50S ribosomal protein L30 has protein sequence MSDKTVKVQLVKSLIGTRETHRATVRGLGLRRLNSVSELQDTPAVRGMINKVSYLVKVIS, from the coding sequence ATGTCTGATAAAACTGTCAAGGTCCAGCTCGTCAAGAGCCTGATCGGCACCCGTGAAACGCACCGCGCAACGGTGCGTGGCTTGGGCCTGCGCCGACTCAACTCGGTTAGCGAGTTGCAGGACACGCCGGCTGTGCGCGGCATGATCAACAAGGTTTCGTACCTCGTTAAGGTCATCAGCTAA
- the rpsE gene encoding 30S ribosomal protein S5, translated as MAKMQAKVQADERDDGLREKMISVNRVTKVVKGGRILGFAALTVVGDGDGRVGMGKGKAKEVPVAVQKAMEQARRNMFKVPLKNGTLQHEVHGKHGASMVLLAPAKDGTGVIAGGPMRAVFDVMGVQNVVAKSHGSTNPYNLVRATLDGLRKQSTPGDIAAKRGKSVEDILG; from the coding sequence ATGGCAAAGATGCAAGCGAAAGTTCAGGCTGACGAACGCGACGACGGCCTTCGTGAAAAAATGATTTCGGTCAATCGCGTGACCAAGGTCGTGAAGGGTGGCCGGATTCTCGGTTTCGCCGCACTGACCGTGGTTGGCGACGGTGATGGCCGCGTCGGTATGGGCAAGGGCAAGGCGAAGGAAGTGCCGGTCGCTGTTCAGAAGGCGATGGAACAGGCTCGCCGCAACATGTTCAAGGTGCCGCTCAAGAACGGTACTCTGCAACACGAAGTGCACGGTAAGCACGGCGCATCGATGGTCCTCCTGGCTCCGGCCAAGGACGGTACCGGCGTGATCGCTGGCGGCCCGATGCGCGCAGTGTTCGACGTGATGGGCGTGCAGAACGTTGTGGCCAAGAGCCACGGTTCGACGAACCCGTATAACCTCGTTCGTGCAACGCTCGACGGTCTGCGCAAGCAGTCCACGCCGGGCGACATCGCGGCGAAGCGCGGCAAGTCCGTCGAAGATATTCTGGGCTAA
- the rplR gene encoding 50S ribosomal protein L18 encodes MDKTQSRLRRARQTRIKIAELQVARLAVHRTNTHIYAQVFSPCGTKVLASASTLEAEVRAQLADQTGKGGNVNAATLIGKRIAEKAKAAGIESVAFDRSGFRYHGRVKALADAAREAGLKF; translated from the coding sequence ATGGATAAGACTCAATCTCGCCTGCGCCGCGCTCGTCAGACGCGTATCAAGATCGCTGAGCTGCAGGTCGCGCGTCTCGCCGTGCATCGCACGAACACGCACATCTACGCGCAAGTGTTCTCGCCGTGCGGCACCAAGGTGCTCGCCAGCGCGTCGACGCTCGAGGCCGAAGTGCGTGCGCAACTGGCTGATCAGACGGGCAAGGGCGGCAACGTCAATGCTGCGACCCTGATCGGTAAGCGCATCGCAGAAAAGGCTAAGGCTGCCGGCATCGAATCCGTCGCCTTCGACCGTTCGGGTTTCCGTTACCACGGCCGCGTGAAAGCGCTGGCTGATGCGGCGCGCGAAGCCGGACTCAAGTTCTAA
- the rplF gene encoding 50S ribosomal protein L6 yields the protein MSRVGKSPVALQGAEVALSDDRITVKGPLGTITQAANRLVKVVNDNGTLNFEPVDESREANAMSGTMRALVANMVNGVTKGFERKLTLVGVGYRAQAQGDKLNLSLGFSHPVVHQMPEGVKAETPTQTEIVIKGINKQQVGQVAAEVRGYRPPEPYKGKGVRYANEVVILKETKKK from the coding sequence ATGTCTCGAGTAGGTAAAAGCCCGGTCGCGCTGCAAGGCGCAGAAGTGGCCCTGAGCGACGATCGCATCACCGTCAAGGGCCCGCTGGGTACGATTACGCAGGCGGCAAACCGCCTCGTGAAAGTGGTGAACGACAACGGCACGCTGAATTTCGAGCCGGTTGACGAAAGCCGCGAAGCGAATGCGATGTCGGGCACGATGCGCGCACTGGTTGCGAACATGGTGAACGGCGTGACGAAGGGTTTCGAGCGCAAGCTGACGCTGGTTGGCGTTGGTTACCGCGCACAGGCGCAAGGCGACAAGCTGAACCTGTCGCTGGGTTTCTCGCACCCCGTGGTGCACCAGATGCCGGAAGGCGTCAAGGCTGAAACCCCGACGCAAACCGAAATCGTGATCAAGGGGATCAATAAGCAACAAGTTGGCCAGGTCGCTGCAGAAGTGCGCGGCTATCGCCCGCCGGAGCCCTACAAGGGCAAGGGTGTGCGTTACGCCAATGAGGTTGTGATCCTCAAAGAAACGAAGAAGAAGTAA
- the rpsH gene encoding 30S ribosomal protein S8: MSMSDPIADMLTRIRNAQMVEKVSVTMPSSKVKVAIAQVLKDEGYIDDFAVKSEGAKSELNIVLKYYAGRPVIERIERVSKPGLRVYRGRNDIPVVMNGLGVAIVSTPKGVMTDRKARATGVGGEVICYVA; encoded by the coding sequence ATGAGCATGAGTGATCCTATCGCCGATATGCTGACTCGCATCCGCAATGCGCAGATGGTTGAGAAAGTCTCGGTGACTATGCCCTCGTCGAAAGTCAAGGTTGCGATTGCGCAGGTCCTGAAGGACGAAGGCTATATCGATGATTTCGCAGTGAAGTCCGAAGGTGCGAAGTCTGAATTGAACATCGTGTTGAAGTACTACGCTGGCCGTCCGGTTATCGAGCGCATTGAACGCGTCTCGAAGCCTGGTCTGCGTGTGTACCGCGGCCGTAACGACATCCCCGTGGTCATGAATGGCCTCGGCGTGGCAATCGTGTCGACGCCGAAGGGCGTGATGACGGACCGCAAGGCGCGCGCAACGGGCGTTGGCGGCGAAGTCATCTGCTACGTCGCTTAA
- the rpsN gene encoding 30S ribosomal protein S14, which yields MAKLALIEREKKRARLAAKYAPKRAELKAIIGDMSKSDEEHYAARLELQQLPRNSNPTRKRNRCAITGRPRGTFRKFGLARNKIREIAFRGEIPGLTKASW from the coding sequence GTGGCTAAACTGGCACTGATCGAACGTGAAAAGAAGCGTGCTCGCCTGGCCGCTAAGTACGCTCCCAAGCGTGCTGAGCTGAAAGCGATTATCGGCGATATGAGCAAGTCGGACGAAGAGCATTACGCAGCACGTCTGGAACTGCAACAACTGCCGCGCAACTCTAACCCGACCCGTAAGCGCAACCGTTGCGCAATTACTGGTCGCCCGCGTGGCACGTTCCGTAAATTCGGGCTGGCGCGTAACAAGATTCGCGAAATCGCGTTCCGCGGCGAGATCCCTGGCCTGACCAAGGCGAGCTGGTAA
- the rplE gene encoding 50S ribosomal protein L5: MARLQEFYKEKVVPGLIEKFGYKSVMEVPRITKITLNMGLGEAVADKKIIENAVGDLTKIAGQKPVITKARKAIAGFKIRQGYPIGAMVTLRGQAMYEFLDRFVTVALPRVRDFRGVSGRAFDGRGNYNIGVKEQIIFPEIDYDKIDALRGLNISITTTAKTDDEAKALLASFKFPFRN; this comes from the coding sequence ATGGCTCGTTTGCAAGAGTTTTACAAAGAGAAGGTTGTACCCGGCCTCATCGAGAAGTTCGGTTACAAGTCCGTGATGGAAGTGCCGCGTATCACCAAGATCACCCTCAATATGGGTCTTGGCGAGGCGGTTGCTGACAAGAAGATCATCGAAAACGCCGTTGGCGATCTGACGAAGATCGCTGGCCAGAAGCCGGTGATCACGAAGGCACGCAAGGCAATCGCTGGCTTCAAGATCCGTCAAGGCTATCCGATCGGTGCAATGGTCACGTTGCGTGGTCAGGCAATGTACGAATTTCTAGACCGTTTCGTGACGGTTGCGCTCCCCCGGGTGCGTGACTTCCGTGGCGTGTCGGGTCGTGCGTTCGATGGTCGCGGCAACTACAACATCGGTGTGAAAGAGCAGATCATTTTCCCCGAAATCGACTACGACAAGATCGACGCACTGCGTGGGCTGAACATCAGCATCACGACGACTGCGAAGACTGACGACGAAGCAAAGGCTCTGCTCGCCAGCTTCAAGTTCCCGTTCAGAAACTGA
- the rplX gene encoding 50S ribosomal protein L24: MNKIRKGDEVIVITGKDKGKRGVVLSVGEGKVIVEGINLVKKHVKPNPMKGTTGGVEAKTMPLQISNVALVDANGKASRVGIKVEGDKKVRFLKTTGAELSA, translated from the coding sequence ATGAACAAGATTCGCAAAGGTGACGAAGTTATCGTCATCACCGGCAAAGATAAAGGCAAGCGCGGCGTCGTGCTGTCCGTTGGCGAAGGCAAAGTGATTGTCGAGGGCATCAACCTCGTCAAGAAACACGTCAAGCCGAACCCGATGAAGGGTACGACGGGCGGTGTGGAAGCCAAGACGATGCCGCTGCAAATTTCGAACGTCGCATTGGTCGACGCGAATGGCAAGGCGTCGCGTGTAGGCATCAAGGTCGAAGGAGACAAGAAAGTCCGTTTCCTTAAAACGACCGGTGCCGAGCTGAGCGCCTGA
- the rplN gene encoding 50S ribosomal protein L14, with protein MIQTETRLEVADNTGAREVMCIKVLGGSKRRYASIGDIIKVTVKEATPRGRVKKGEIYNAVVVRTAKGVRRQDGSLIKFDGNAAVLLNAKLEPIGTRIFGPVTRELRSERFMKIVSLAPEVL; from the coding sequence ATGATCCAGACCGAAACTCGGCTTGAAGTGGCCGACAACACGGGTGCGCGTGAAGTCATGTGCATCAAGGTGCTCGGCGGCTCGAAGCGTCGTTATGCCAGCATTGGCGACATCATCAAGGTGACCGTCAAAGAAGCAACGCCGCGCGGGCGCGTGAAGAAAGGCGAAATTTACAACGCCGTGGTGGTTCGCACCGCCAAGGGCGTGCGCCGTCAGGACGGCTCGCTGATCAAGTTCGATGGCAACGCCGCTGTGTTGTTGAATGCCAAGCTCGAACCTATTGGCACCCGTATTTTCGGGCCTGTCACGCGCGAGTTGCGTAGCGAACGATTCATGAAGATCGTTTCGTTGGCACCTGAAGTGCTGTAA
- the rpsQ gene encoding 30S ribosomal protein S17, which yields MNDSVKTSLKRTLVGKVVSNKMDKTVTVLVEHRVKHPIYGKYVVRSKKYHAHDDANTYNEGDLVEIQETRPISKTKAWVVARLVEAARVI from the coding sequence CGATAGCGTAAAAACCTCGCTCAAGCGGACGCTGGTCGGCAAGGTCGTCAGCAATAAGATGGACAAGACGGTCACCGTGCTGGTCGAGCACCGCGTGAAGCATCCGATCTACGGCAAGTACGTTGTGCGCTCGAAGAAATACCACGCGCACGACGATGCGAACACGTATAACGAGGGCGACCTCGTTGAAATCCAGGAAACGCGTCCGATTTCGAAGACGAAAGCTTGGGTTGTGGCTCGCCTGGTCGAGGCTGCTCGCGTCATCTGA